The stretch of DNA TGGGTGGCGGCCTGGAACTGGCGCTGGGCTGCAATTACCGCGTGGCGTCCAAGGGCGCGCAGATCGCGCTGCCGGAAGTCAAGCTGGGCCTGCTGCCCGGCGCCGGCGGCACGCAGCGCCTGCCGCGCGTGATCGGCCTGGAGGCCGCCGCCAACATGATCGTGTCGGGCACCGCGGTGCCGTCCGAGAAGTTCGCCGGCACCAAGCTCTTCGATGAGATCGTCGACGGTGACGTGCTGCCCGCGGCGGTCAAGTTTGCGCAGAACGTCGGCGCCGCCAGCGGCCCGCATCCCAAGGTGCGCGACCTGAAGGTGCGCCACGAGAATGCCGAGGGCTACCTCGGCTTTGCCCGCAACACCGTGGCCGCGATGGCCAAGAACTTCCCGGCGCCGTTGAAGTGCCTGGAAGCCGTGGCGGGCTCGCTCAAGCCGTTCGAGCAGGGTCTGAAGCAGGAGCGCGAGGGCTTCCTGTTTCTTGTGACCACGCCGGAATCGCGCGCGCTGCGCCATGCCTTCTTCGGCGAGCGCGCCGCCAGCAAGATCCCCGACGTGCCCGAAGGCACGCCGGTGCGCAAGATCGAGAAGGTCGCCGTGATCGGCGCCGGCACCATGGGCGGCGGCATCAGCATGAACTTCCTCAACGCGGGCATCCCGGTCACGATCCTGGAAACCAAGCAGGAAGCGCTCGACCGCGGCGTCGGCATCATCCGCAAGAACTACGAGAACAGCGCCAAGAAGGGCAAGCTGACGCAGGAGAAGGTCGAGCAGCGCATGGGGCTGCTGAGCACGACGCTGTCCTATGACGACATCAAGGACGCCGACATGGTGATCGAGGCCGTGTTCGAAGAGATGGGCGTCAAGGAAATCGTGTTCAAGAAGCTGGACGAAGTGATGAAGCCCGGCGCGATCCTGGCATCCAACACTTCCACGCTGGACGTCAACAAGATCGCCTCGTTCACCAAGCGTCCGCAGGACGTGGTCGGCATGCACTTCTTCAGCCCGGCCAACGTGATGAAGCTGCTCGAAGTGGTGCGCGGCGACCAGACCGGCAAGGACGTGCTGGCCACGGTGATGCAGGTGGCCAAGAAGATCAAGAAGACCGCGGTGGTGTCGGGCGTGTGCGACGGCTTCATCGGCAACCGCATGATCGAGCAGTACAGCCGCCAGGCGGGCTACCTGCTGGACGAAGGCGCGCTGCCCGAGCAGGTCGACAAGGCCATCGAGAAGTTCGGCTTTGCCATGGGCCCGTTCCGCATGGGCGACCTGGCCGGCAACGACATCGGCTGGGCCATCCGCAAGCGCCGCGCCGTGGACAAGCCGGACATCCAGTACTCCAAGACCGCGGACCTGCTGTGCGAAATGGGCCGCTTCGGCCAGAAGACCGGCGCGGGCTGGTACGACTACAAGGCGGGCGACCGCAAGCCGTACCCGAACCAGCAGGTCAACGACATGATCGTGCAGCATTCGAAGGACCTGGGCATCACGCGCCGCAAGATCTCGGATGAAGAGATCGTCGAGCGCCTGGTGTTCGCGCTGGTGAACGAAGGCGCCAAGATCCTGGAAGAAGGCATTGCTTCCAAGGCCTCGGATATCGACATGGTGTACCTGACCGGCTACGGCTTCCCGCTGTTCCGCGGCGGCCCGATGCTGTACGCGGACCAGGTCGGCCTGTACAACGTGGCGCTGGCCATGAAGCGCTACGCCAAGGGCTACCACGGCGAAGCCTGGCAGGTGGCGCCGCTGCTGCAGAAGCTGGCGGACGAAGGCAAGGGCTTTAACGGGTAAGACGCGGCTAAGACGCCATCACGGTTCTCCCTGGCACTGATATGGACACCACCCTCCGACCTGGCGATTGCCTGCTGGTGATCGACGTGCAGAACGACTTCATGCCGGGCGGCGCGCTTGCCGTGCCGCGCGGCGACGAGGTCGTCCCCGTCATCAACCGGCTGGCGCGCGCGTTCGGGCACGTGGTGCTGACGCAGGACTG from Cupriavidus taiwanensis encodes:
- a CDS encoding 3-hydroxyacyl-CoA dehydrogenase NAD-binding domain-containing protein, with amino-acid sequence MTAQYQVQDGVAVITLDNPPVNGLGHSTRLGIVEGMTRALDDAAVKAIVITGAGKAFSGGADIREFNTPKAMQEPTLHSVIRVLEASSKPVVAAVHSVAMGGGLELALGCNYRVASKGAQIALPEVKLGLLPGAGGTQRLPRVIGLEAAANMIVSGTAVPSEKFAGTKLFDEIVDGDVLPAAVKFAQNVGAASGPHPKVRDLKVRHENAEGYLGFARNTVAAMAKNFPAPLKCLEAVAGSLKPFEQGLKQEREGFLFLVTTPESRALRHAFFGERAASKIPDVPEGTPVRKIEKVAVIGAGTMGGGISMNFLNAGIPVTILETKQEALDRGVGIIRKNYENSAKKGKLTQEKVEQRMGLLSTTLSYDDIKDADMVIEAVFEEMGVKEIVFKKLDEVMKPGAILASNTSTLDVNKIASFTKRPQDVVGMHFFSPANVMKLLEVVRGDQTGKDVLATVMQVAKKIKKTAVVSGVCDGFIGNRMIEQYSRQAGYLLDEGALPEQVDKAIEKFGFAMGPFRMGDLAGNDIGWAIRKRRAVDKPDIQYSKTADLLCEMGRFGQKTGAGWYDYKAGDRKPYPNQQVNDMIVQHSKDLGITRRKISDEEIVERLVFALVNEGAKILEEGIASKASDIDMVYLTGYGFPLFRGGPMLYADQVGLYNVALAMKRYAKGYHGEAWQVAPLLQKLADEGKGFNG